In one window of Ruminococcus albus AD2013 DNA:
- a CDS encoding patatin-like phospholipase family protein has protein sequence MLGLTLEGGASRTIYSCGILDALLENDIMADKIFGVSAGSAFGVSYASRQHGRNYRLATEYMPTSEYMGVKHLIDPRNKSYYNLDYDYDTIPNKLLSYDYEALGRYKGEFYAVATNVETGKAEYLRVDEKDRKWYKLRASCAMPMLFPEIEIDGKRYLDGGVADSIPYKKAMEMGCDKNIVILTRPRDYRKHSDSMTKLCALRFAKYPAFAKALTTRAERYNKCVDEIMELSKQGKIFVFTPKTTFGVERIEGNADKLKKLYEHGYKHALWAMDKLKAYLEK, from the coding sequence ATGCTGGGACTTACTCTTGAAGGCGGTGCAAGCAGGACGATATACTCCTGCGGCATACTGGACGCACTGCTGGAAAATGATATAATGGCTGATAAGATATTCGGCGTATCGGCAGGCTCGGCTTTCGGCGTGAGCTATGCTTCGCGTCAGCATGGCAGAAATTACAGGCTGGCGACAGAATATATGCCCACCTCCGAGTATATGGGTGTAAAGCACCTCATCGACCCACGCAACAAAAGCTACTATAATCTCGATTATGACTATGATACTATCCCAAACAAGCTTCTGTCTTATGATTATGAAGCCCTCGGCAGATACAAGGGGGAATTCTACGCCGTGGCGACCAATGTTGAAACGGGTAAGGCAGAATATCTGCGGGTGGACGAAAAGGACAGAAAATGGTATAAGCTTCGCGCAAGCTGTGCCATGCCCATGCTTTTCCCCGAGATAGAGATAGACGGCAAAAGGTATCTTGACGGAGGAGTTGCCGACTCCATACCCTATAAAAAGGCGATGGAGATGGGCTGTGATAAGAACATAGTGATACTCACCCGCCCGAGAGATTACCGCAAACATTCCGACAGTATGACAAAACTCTGCGCATTGAGATTTGCAAAATATCCCGCATTTGCCAAAGCTTTGACCACAAGGGCGGAGCGTTATAACAAGTGCGTCGATGAGATAATGGAACTCTCAAAACAGGGCAAGATATTCGTATTCACGCCCAAGACCACCTTCGGCGTTGAACGTATCGAGGGCAATGCCGATAAGCTGAAAAAGCTCTACGAACACGGCTATAAGCACGCTCTGTGGGCGATGGACAAGCTGAAAGCTTATCTTGAGAAGTGA
- a CDS encoding SMI1/KNR4 family protein yields MNYKLPDSYKYLIKQHNGGMPKNTAFRTAIPTSWSKDHISIEGIYGVDRKRDNSVCGETGTEFWIDDWEYPAIGVAICDTPSAGHEMVFLDYRECGTDGEPKVVYVEQENDMRIVPLADTFEEFIRGLISEDEFYYE; encoded by the coding sequence ATGAACTATAAACTGCCCGATTCATATAAATACCTTATTAAACAGCACAACGGCGGTATGCCCAAAAATACTGCTTTCCGCACGGCTATCCCCACCTCATGGTCGAAAGACCACATCTCCATAGAGGGTATCTACGGCGTTGACAGAAAAAGGGATAACTCCGTATGCGGTGAAACGGGTACGGAATTCTGGATAGATGATTGGGAATATCCAGCAATAGGCGTAGCCATATGCGATACGCCCTCCGCGGGGCATGAGATGGTCTTTCTCGATTACCGCGAATGTGGAACAGACGGTGAACCAAAGGTGGTCTATGTCGAACAGGAAAACGACATGAGGATAGTTCCCCTTGCCGATACCTTTGAGGAATTTATCCGCGGGCTTATCAGCGAAGACGAATTTTACTACGAATAG
- a CDS encoding M20/M25/M40 family metallo-hydrolase: MDKTQLAAAFAEYFDKHTDEILADLSEIIGIESIADENAGIKPFGEGSAKALAWGENKMKSLGMATKNFDNYAIRGDYNNEGEPVLGILAHLDTVPVSSNWSYPPFELTQKDGVLYGRGTIDDKGPASAVLWAVKAIREMDLPMKNFRVIFGGNEENGCTDMEYYESCEKFPPMVFTPDGSFPVLNCEKGMVHMTFSAPFEDSEIVSIDAGMAINAIPDRCAVEYADGRDSLTVGLSAHGSRPENGDNAITKFLADYEGTNSLLMGLKKLFPHGEFDGKTCGLGFEDSVSGKMTCALTVLKTKDGRLNGGIDIRFPIDRTYAEISGIIKDAVSGIGFVIDTCEGMEPHYVDENSDFVQALLRVYERVKGEKGECIAEGGITYVHNTPGAVAFGAEFPWENNNMHGDDEHISMETFKLNLNMYANAIAEICMKD, from the coding sequence ATGGATAAGACACAGCTTGCCGCGGCTTTTGCGGAATATTTTGACAAGCACACAGATGAGATACTTGCCGACCTCTCGGAGATAATCGGAATAGAGAGTATCGCTGACGAAAACGCCGGGATCAAGCCATTTGGTGAGGGCTCAGCAAAGGCGCTTGCCTGGGGCGAAAACAAAATGAAGTCCCTTGGTATGGCAACGAAGAATTTCGATAACTACGCAATAAGGGGCGATTATAATAACGAGGGCGAACCCGTTCTCGGAATACTCGCGCACCTTGATACCGTACCTGTAAGCAGCAACTGGAGTTATCCTCCATTTGAACTCACACAGAAGGACGGCGTGCTTTACGGCAGAGGAACCATAGATGATAAAGGTCCTGCAAGTGCGGTTTTATGGGCAGTAAAGGCTATACGAGAGATGGATCTGCCCATGAAGAATTTCCGCGTGATATTCGGCGGAAACGAGGAAAACGGCTGCACCGATATGGAGTACTACGAAAGCTGTGAGAAATTTCCGCCCATGGTATTCACTCCCGATGGATCATTCCCTGTGCTGAACTGTGAAAAAGGCATGGTCCACATGACTTTCTCCGCACCCTTTGAAGACAGCGAGATAGTGTCCATAGATGCAGGCATGGCGATAAACGCTATCCCCGACAGATGCGCTGTAGAGTATGCTGACGGAAGAGATTCTCTTACCGTGGGACTTTCAGCACACGGTTCACGCCCCGAAAATGGCGATAATGCTATCACCAAGTTCCTTGCTGACTACGAGGGCACAAATTCTCTCCTGATGGGTCTGAAAAAGCTGTTCCCCCACGGTGAATTCGACGGAAAGACCTGTGGACTTGGCTTTGAAGACAGTGTGTCGGGCAAGATGACCTGTGCTTTGACAGTTCTTAAAACAAAGGACGGCAGACTTAACGGCGGTATCGATATCCGCTTCCCCATAGACCGTACCTACGCCGAGATAAGCGGAATCATCAAGGACGCAGTAAGCGGTATCGGCTTTGTTATCGATACCTGCGAGGGCATGGAACCCCATTACGTTGATGAAAACAGCGATTTCGTTCAGGCACTGCTGAGGGTCTACGAAAGGGTGAAGGGCGAAAAAGGCGAATGCATCGCCGAGGGCGGCATTACCTACGTCCACAACACCCCCGGGGCTGTTGCTTTCGGCGCTGAATTCCCCTGGGAGAACAACAATATGCACGGCGATGACGAGCATATCTCCATGGAAACATTCAAGCTGAACCTTAATATGTACGCAAATGCTATCGCCGAGATATGCATGAAAGACTAA
- a CDS encoding metallophosphoesterase has protein sequence MKWKTALLAAGSLFAGFNAFLGNRQLVVAKEVVYSRKLPDSFEGLKVMLLADLHHKKFGKDQCFLLDSVKAASPDIIIFAGDLYSKDEFELDGKVKFIKALNEIAPVYYAPGNHEMHHPDLCVAMFHKLKSMGINALRNEMAVICRGRDRINIYGLQMPLRYFINKDGSYKDLPVPDHNTIARYLGQCDPDHCDLLIGHNPLFFEAYERWGADIVFSGHVHGGVIRLPIIGGLLSPERRFFPKYTKGLYRLGKTVMAVTAGLGKFRINDPSEIMLLTLTNKKQPSKHMKGHAWDI, from the coding sequence ATGAAATGGAAAACTGCTCTGCTCGCGGCAGGATCATTGTTTGCGGGCTTTAATGCTTTTCTTGGCAACAGACAGCTGGTCGTTGCAAAGGAAGTAGTGTACAGCCGAAAGCTTCCCGATTCCTTTGAGGGCTTGAAAGTCATGCTTTTAGCCGATCTTCATCATAAGAAATTCGGTAAGGATCAGTGTTTTCTGCTTGATTCGGTAAAGGCGGCCTCGCCTGATATCATTATATTTGCAGGCGATCTTTACAGCAAGGACGAATTTGAACTGGACGGGAAAGTAAAGTTCATCAAGGCGCTGAACGAGATAGCGCCCGTATACTACGCCCCGGGCAATCACGAGATGCACCATCCCGACTTATGCGTGGCAATGTTCCACAAGCTGAAAAGCATGGGTATCAACGCCCTGCGCAACGAGATGGCAGTCATATGCCGCGGAAGAGACAGGATAAATATCTACGGTCTTCAGATGCCCCTGAGATACTTCATAAACAAGGACGGTTCATATAAAGACCTGCCAGTGCCCGACCACAATACCATTGCCCGATATCTGGGTCAGTGCGACCCCGATCACTGCGATCTGCTTATAGGGCATAATCCTTTGTTTTTTGAAGCCTACGAAAGGTGGGGCGCTGATATAGTATTCTCTGGACACGTTCACGGAGGTGTTATACGTCTGCCGATAATAGGCGGCCTGCTTTCCCCCGAGCGCAGATTTTTCCCGAAGTACACAAAGGGTCTGTACAGGCTTGGAAAAACTGTCATGGCAGTTACGGCGGGTCTTGGAAAATTCAGGATAAACGACCCCTCCGAGATAATGCTACTGACGCTGACAAACAAAAAGCAGCCCTCCAAGCATATGAAGGGTCATGCGTGGGATATTTAA